In the genome of Candidatus Nitrosotenuis sp. DW1, one region contains:
- a CDS encoding NAD(P)H-hydrate dehydratase, which produces MATRLQPTIVRKFIPPRKRDSRKGDNGKVLVVGGSYMYHGAPILASLAALRSGTDLVYTCVPKIITSSVRAISPNLIVIPMVDAKLTRGAANKLLGQTPSDLDSATIGMGLSIPDEEALKLLVKSLASQDVRISLDASAIVSYILPHLPQKNIVLTPHAGEFKRMSGIMPPSSIKERTNVVEKFAKEHSVTILLKGSTDVISNGNQTFVNPKNLASMTVGGTGDVLSGIVAGLLARNRNPLESAAAASYINGMAGKMAQKKNGLHIVATDLIDNIPAAMKPLDRITK; this is translated from the coding sequence GTGGCAACACGACTGCAGCCGACAATAGTCAGAAAATTCATTCCCCCAAGAAAGCGAGATTCTCGCAAGGGGGACAACGGAAAGGTACTCGTTGTCGGGGGGAGCTACATGTATCATGGTGCGCCAATTTTAGCGTCACTTGCGGCACTACGGTCCGGTACTGATCTGGTGTATACTTGTGTTCCAAAAATTATCACTTCGTCTGTTCGCGCAATATCGCCAAATCTTATTGTTATTCCAATGGTAGATGCCAAGCTTACGCGCGGGGCTGCAAACAAACTGCTTGGACAGACTCCAAGTGACTTGGACTCTGCTACTATAGGAATGGGCCTTTCAATACCTGACGAGGAGGCACTAAAGCTGCTTGTCAAGTCGCTTGCCTCCCAAGACGTGAGGATATCCCTTGATGCGAGTGCCATTGTAAGCTACATTTTGCCGCACCTTCCGCAAAAAAACATTGTACTGACACCGCACGCAGGCGAATTTAAGAGAATGTCTGGAATCATGCCCCCATCGTCAATAAAAGAAAGGACTAACGTAGTTGAGAAGTTTGCAAAAGAACACTCTGTGACAATACTTCTCAAAGGCAGTACAGATGTAATATCAAATGGAAATCAAACCTTTGTAAATCCGAAGAACCTTGCATCTATGACAGTTGGAGGGACCGGAGACGTGCTGTCTGGAATAGTTGCAGGACTGCTTGCGCGGAACCGCAATCCTCTGGAATCTGCAGCGGCTGCATCTTACATCAATGGGATGGCAGGCAAGATGGCACAAAAAAAGAACGGGCTACACATTGTAGCAACCGACCTGATAGATAACATACCTGCAGCGATGAAACCCCTTGACAGGATTACAAAATGA
- a CDS encoding M20/M25/M40 family metallo-hydrolase, translating to MNQTLRHVDKNINHLIRDLQTLIRQPSVSAKNQGIEECAKLVSNMLKKSGVSSEILRLKKGVAPIVFGEVKSTKNPNKTLLFYNHYDVQPVEPLDLWDDDPFSGKVKGNKIFGRGSADDKGELITRIKAVESFLKTTGDVPCNIKFVIEGEEETGSTYIEAYLKRFRQKFSCDGVIWEFGYVDSKGRPIIGLGMKGLLYVELSVKESVRDAHSSLAVIMKNPAWRLVEALKTLRDPSGKILIRDWYQEVVPFSKSDLKLLGKEPFDEHSFKSEYGVKGFVNDKSGLEIKKALAGDPTCNIAGLVSGYTLEGAKTVLPSSALVKIDFRLVPKMDPKKQFARLQKHLKQNGFSDVKIKMYHGEAAARTNPSDPFVAQIKEAAKESFGDFIVNVSNAGTGPMHSFVNVLGAPCVSIGSTYMFSRIHSPNEFARIDLLRKTTKCMCLIMDKFSKHN from the coding sequence ATGAACCAAACACTAAGACACGTTGACAAAAACATTAACCATCTGATCCGTGACCTCCAAACCCTGATACGGCAGCCAAGCGTCTCTGCAAAAAATCAGGGAATTGAAGAATGCGCAAAACTTGTAAGCAACATGTTGAAAAAATCTGGAGTTTCATCTGAAATACTTCGCCTAAAAAAGGGAGTGGCACCAATCGTTTTTGGAGAGGTAAAATCAACGAAAAATCCGAACAAAACACTACTGTTTTACAATCATTATGACGTCCAGCCAGTGGAACCGCTTGATCTGTGGGATGATGATCCGTTTAGTGGCAAGGTAAAGGGAAACAAAATTTTTGGCCGCGGTTCGGCTGATGACAAGGGTGAGCTCATAACAAGAATAAAGGCAGTGGAATCGTTTTTGAAAACAACCGGTGATGTTCCATGCAACATCAAATTTGTAATAGAAGGCGAGGAGGAGACTGGTAGCACATACATTGAAGCATATCTGAAACGATTCAGACAAAAATTCTCATGTGATGGAGTAATCTGGGAATTTGGCTATGTGGATTCCAAGGGCAGGCCGATAATCGGACTTGGCATGAAGGGACTACTATATGTGGAACTGTCAGTAAAGGAGTCGGTCCGGGACGCGCACTCTAGTCTTGCAGTGATTATGAAAAATCCCGCATGGCGTCTGGTCGAGGCATTAAAAACACTGCGGGATCCATCTGGCAAAATCCTCATCAGGGACTGGTATCAGGAGGTAGTGCCATTTAGTAAAAGCGACTTGAAACTACTGGGCAAAGAGCCGTTTGATGAGCATTCTTTCAAAAGCGAATACGGTGTCAAAGGATTCGTGAATGATAAAAGTGGACTTGAAATCAAAAAAGCGCTTGCGGGAGACCCAACATGCAACATAGCAGGACTTGTATCTGGGTATACTCTGGAAGGCGCAAAAACGGTCCTTCCATCATCAGCACTTGTCAAAATTGATTTTAGGCTTGTCCCAAAAATGGATCCGAAAAAACAGTTTGCTAGACTTCAAAAACACCTAAAGCAAAATGGGTTCTCTGATGTCAAAATCAAAATGTATCATGGCGAGGCTGCGGCAAGAACAAACCCTTCAGATCCGTTTGTTGCGCAAATTAAAGAGGCCGCAAAAGAGTCGTTTGGGGACTTCATAGTAAACGTGTCAAATGCCGGAACCGGCCCGATGCATTCATTTGTAAATGTGCTCGGGGCACCATGCGTTTCGATTGGATCGACATACATGTTTTCAAGAATTCATTCGCCAAACGAATTTGCAAGAATTGATCTCTTGAGAAAAACCACAAAATGCATGTGCCTGATCATGGACAAGTTTTCAAAACACAACTAA
- a CDS encoding proteasome subunit beta: MPGATAVGITFNDGVVIASEKRIAYGNFLVSKTTKKTFPLTDKVGAACAGLVADMQILALQIKALTKIRKMELKRDVPPNSVAKMISNLMYERRYFPLLTQVIVGGIVDKPAIYTLDPLGSVLPDEYAAVGTGAEMALGVLDPQFKEGMSEKDAVDLAIRSIKAATMRDSFSGDGIDVLVITKQGIKEFTEKL; the protein is encoded by the coding sequence ATGCCTGGCGCAACAGCCGTGGGAATCACATTCAATGACGGCGTGGTAATTGCAAGCGAAAAAAGAATCGCATATGGAAACTTTCTAGTCAGCAAAACAACCAAAAAGACATTCCCGCTTACAGACAAGGTGGGAGCAGCGTGCGCAGGACTGGTGGCAGACATGCAAATTCTCGCTTTACAAATAAAGGCACTTACAAAAATTAGAAAAATGGAGCTAAAACGCGATGTTCCGCCAAACTCCGTCGCAAAAATGATATCTAATTTGATGTATGAACGCAGATACTTTCCACTTCTTACACAGGTAATAGTCGGTGGAATAGTTGACAAGCCGGCAATCTATACGCTTGATCCGCTGGGCTCTGTATTGCCTGATGAATATGCCGCAGTGGGAACCGGTGCAGAAATGGCACTTGGCGTCTTGGATCCGCAGTTCAAGGAGGGAATGTCAGAAAAAGATGCAGTTGACCTTGCAATAAGATCAATCAAGGCTGCAACAATGAGGGACTCTTTTAGCGGCGATGGAATCGACGTCCTTGTGATCACAAAACAAGGCATAAAAGAATTCACGGAAAAACTTTAG
- a CDS encoding PUA domain-containing protein produces MKSNLISKTETADVLKEISSQWKIELPKIKNLKIYELDEGARIIIGEGMTAIKIGENYLPFLTDAKILEKFPSVTVDMGAVKFMCNGANVMRPGVKAFTEFEKGQIVCIVEESQKKVLAVGRALVSSNELPTMVKGQVVENMHYISDMYWEIKKSIKD; encoded by the coding sequence TTGAAATCAAATCTTATCTCAAAAACTGAGACCGCCGATGTTCTAAAGGAGATCAGCTCGCAATGGAAAATTGAGCTACCAAAAATAAAAAACCTAAAAATTTACGAGTTAGACGAGGGTGCAAGAATAATAATCGGTGAGGGCATGACTGCGATAAAAATCGGTGAGAACTATCTGCCATTTCTCACAGACGCAAAAATACTGGAGAAATTTCCAAGTGTCACAGTAGACATGGGCGCAGTGAAATTCATGTGCAATGGTGCAAATGTCATGAGGCCCGGCGTGAAGGCATTCACAGAATTTGAAAAGGGCCAAATTGTGTGCATAGTGGAGGAATCACAAAAAAAGGTTCTCGCAGTTGGACGTGCACTGGTGTCTAGTAACGAGTTACCGACGATGGTAAAAGGACAGGTTGTTGAAAATATGCACTATATTTCTGATATGTATTGGGAAATTAAAAAATCAATAAAAGACTAA
- the msrB gene encoding peptide-methionine (R)-S-oxide reductase MsrB, producing the protein MDEISKSDQEWKQILTPEEFGVCRKKETEAPFTGKYTYSKEDGIYRCTCCGNEIFSSDTKFDSGTGWPSFFEPLKENSVKYETDTAYGMTRTEVMCAKCGSHLGHVFDDGPKPTFARYCINSISLKLEKTTDDKTNQT; encoded by the coding sequence ATGGATGAGATTTCAAAGTCAGACCAAGAATGGAAGCAGATCCTCACACCGGAGGAATTTGGTGTCTGCAGAAAAAAAGAGACAGAGGCACCATTTACAGGCAAATACACCTACAGTAAGGAAGACGGGATTTACAGGTGCACTTGTTGCGGAAATGAGATATTTAGCTCAGACACCAAGTTTGACTCGGGCACTGGCTGGCCTAGTTTCTTTGAGCCCTTAAAGGAAAACAGCGTAAAGTATGAAACAGATACTGCTTATGGCATGACTCGAACAGAGGTAATGTGTGCAAAATGCGGCTCACATTTGGGACATGTTTTTGACGATGGACCAAAGCCCACGTTTGCAAGATATTGCATAAACTCAATCTCGCTGAAACTGGAAAAAACAACTGACGATAAAACCAACCAAACGTGA
- a CDS encoding FAD-dependent thymidylate synthase codes for MTEFSASEEKILLEHFSNANDSVFAIITPQQVDRGALMSRYSRTDKSMRRIFLDEFLINKNRGEEFYNKVLVEYGDDSVAELGIAQIAIEGISNIAVKKIEDRRIGMSYLEKSSRYVAWDKKINNEYKFYRDPTIMNSKFADRYVESCNLDFDVYSKNIQPMIDHIRGKEPIANFKFKDSTSGNETVFTKLKNESDIKSATFIYNASTKAKALDILRGLLPAATLTNVGVTGNGRAFEYLLTILFGSSLEEEKTLAQKIKHELDTTIKSFVRRSDDKYGMAMQEYLKNLHKTGLSLAKKVQVKAPGPLVHLAESEPESDAINKIVAAAMYEQSQGSSYQDILSSVKKMKSLEKIKIINTFVKLRQNRRQRLPRAFEMTQYTFDIIGNFGMFRDLHRHRILTLERQLLTTDHGYVIPKEIGELGIEKEYKECMNTSKQVFDSLRARYPNQAQYVVNFAYNYPFFMRLNLREATHLIELRTIPQGHIDYRQVAQKMFLAIKKAHPNLSKIIKFVDLNMYDLERFESEKRIEEKRKNHK; via the coding sequence TTGACAGAGTTCAGTGCATCAGAGGAAAAAATTCTTTTGGAACATTTCTCAAATGCCAATGATTCGGTGTTTGCAATAATCACACCACAGCAGGTGGATCGTGGCGCACTCATGTCACGATACAGCAGGACTGACAAAAGCATGAGGCGCATATTCTTAGACGAGTTTTTGATAAACAAAAACCGTGGAGAGGAATTCTACAACAAGGTCTTAGTAGAATATGGGGATGACTCCGTTGCAGAGCTTGGCATCGCACAGATCGCAATTGAGGGAATATCAAACATCGCAGTAAAAAAAATCGAAGACAGGCGAATCGGAATGTCGTATTTGGAAAAATCATCACGCTACGTAGCATGGGATAAAAAAATCAACAACGAGTACAAGTTTTACAGGGATCCCACAATAATGAATTCAAAATTTGCCGACAGGTACGTAGAATCGTGCAACTTGGATTTTGATGTTTATTCAAAAAACATACAGCCGATGATTGATCACATCAGGGGAAAAGAGCCAATTGCCAATTTTAAATTCAAGGATTCTACTTCGGGAAACGAAACAGTCTTCACAAAGCTAAAAAACGAGTCAGACATAAAATCTGCCACTTTCATTTACAACGCATCAACCAAAGCAAAGGCACTTGACATTTTGCGAGGACTTCTTCCAGCTGCAACTCTTACCAATGTCGGCGTGACTGGGAACGGTCGCGCCTTTGAATACTTGCTCACAATTTTGTTCGGATCCAGCCTCGAAGAAGAAAAAACACTTGCCCAAAAAATCAAGCACGAGCTCGACACTACAATCAAGTCGTTTGTCAGACGCTCAGACGACAAGTACGGGATGGCTATGCAGGAATACCTCAAAAATCTGCATAAAACAGGCCTCAGCCTAGCAAAGAAAGTGCAAGTAAAGGCACCAGGGCCGCTAGTACATTTGGCAGAATCAGAGCCAGAGTCAGACGCAATAAACAAAATAGTTGCGGCTGCAATGTACGAGCAGTCACAAGGTTCGTCATACCAAGACATTTTATCATCTGTAAAAAAGATGAAATCTTTAGAAAAAATCAAAATCATAAACACGTTTGTAAAACTAAGGCAGAATAGAAGGCAGAGACTGCCACGCGCCTTTGAGATGACACAGTACACGTTTGATATCATCGGCAATTTTGGAATGTTCCGCGATTTGCACAGGCATAGAATTCTCACACTCGAAAGACAGCTTTTGACAACAGATCACGGTTATGTCATTCCAAAAGAAATTGGCGAGTTAGGAATCGAAAAAGAATACAAAGAATGCATGAACACTTCAAAGCAAGTCTTTGATTCATTGCGGGCAAGGTACCCGAATCAAGCTCAGTATGTAGTGAATTTTGCATACAACTATCCGTTTTTTATGAGATTAAACTTGCGTGAGGCAACCCATCTAATCGAGCTGAGAACAATCCCTCAAGGACACATAGACTACAGACAGGTGGCGCAAAAAATGTTTTTGGCAATAAAGAAGGCACACCCCAATCTATCAAAGATCATCAAGTTTGTCGATCTCAATATGTATGACCTTGAACGATTCGAATCAGAAAAACGAATTGAAGAAAAAAGAAAAAACCACAAATAA
- a CDS encoding CdvA-like protein has translation MNKDEIEIIGKQVKDMYGTHMGKVIGTITDIDGSVQTVGIDCGLEGLRQVPFEQLVVQGEVVIFIPKWRLDSQRFLREKGLTLRRLKALIDIVSENDDMRDDAEIIHEKYKSKLLTLEEAEKQITHKLTERLEELNGQLKSVKILLFDAKVQFKSNEISESKYDLIKTNTGEIIEHIDHEKAEIVNIQRRMTDMSIDGAQTQINQREQIEQSAVSYLVTNDGKQVESHTTPSYHANEVKAEAPSPDQTNVQVGQASGQHHVEPLGASASISSPAESIREEHWRSPVGKNTDDPSAPIKPNPDKSRTDWFAGMETA, from the coding sequence ATGAACAAGGACGAAATAGAGATTATCGGCAAGCAAGTCAAAGACATGTACGGTACCCACATGGGTAAAGTTATTGGAACAATAACTGACATTGATGGCTCCGTACAGACTGTGGGCATTGATTGCGGCCTAGAAGGGCTGCGGCAAGTACCATTTGAACAACTCGTAGTTCAGGGCGAAGTCGTGATCTTTATCCCAAAATGGAGACTCGATTCACAACGATTCCTGCGTGAGAAAGGACTCACACTGAGACGTCTTAAGGCATTAATCGACATCGTTTCAGAAAACGACGACATGCGAGACGACGCAGAAATCATCCATGAAAAGTACAAGTCAAAACTACTGACACTGGAGGAAGCCGAAAAACAAATCACGCACAAACTAACAGAGCGACTAGAAGAACTAAACGGCCAACTAAAATCAGTCAAGATTTTGCTATTTGACGCAAAGGTTCAATTCAAGAGCAACGAAATCTCTGAATCAAAATATGACCTCATAAAGACCAACACTGGTGAAATAATAGAGCATATTGATCATGAAAAGGCAGAGATTGTCAACATCCAAAGAAGAATGACTGACATGTCAATCGATGGGGCTCAAACGCAGATAAACCAAAGAGAGCAAATAGAACAATCCGCAGTTTCATATCTTGTAACCAATGATGGAAAGCAAGTCGAATCTCATACCACGCCTTCTTACCACGCAAACGAAGTAAAAGCTGAAGCACCAAGTCCTGATCAGACAAACGTGCAAGTAGGTCAAGCTTCGGGACAACATCATGTGGAACCACTTGGCGCATCTGCCAGCATTTCTTCTCCGGCCGAATCAATTAGAGAGGAACACTGGCGCTCGCCTGTAGGTAAAAACACTGATGATCCTTCCGCACCCATAAAACCAAATCCTGACAAGAGCAGGACTGATTGGTTTGCGGGCATGGAAACTGCATAA
- a CDS encoding response regulator: MDKTLTAIVIDDDKDVLELFSEYLKIIQVEVVGKGHNGKKAVELYQEKSPDITFVDLTMPEYDGIFALQSIREIDPKANVIIITGNLQKDVSEKLDCLNPDKILQKPFEVDKIIEAVDWIKNSK; the protein is encoded by the coding sequence ATGGACAAGACACTTACAGCGATTGTGATAGATGATGACAAAGACGTGCTTGAGCTTTTTTCAGAATATTTGAAAATAATCCAAGTTGAGGTAGTAGGGAAAGGGCATAACGGCAAAAAAGCAGTCGAATTGTATCAAGAGAAATCCCCGGACATCACATTTGTGGACCTGACAATGCCAGAATACGACGGTATTTTTGCACTGCAAAGCATTCGAGAAATAGATCCAAAGGCAAACGTCATCATAATAACAGGCAATTTACAAAAAGACGTTTCAGAAAAACTGGATTGCTTGAACCCGGACAAGATATTACAAAAACCGTTTGAGGTAGACAAGATCATAGAAGCTGTAGACTGGATCAAGAATTCAAAATAG
- a CDS encoding winged helix-turn-helix transcriptional regulator, with translation MELFSARQQDYVRPYLGEVSRFVGKRWSFGVIWELRNNKKMRFNQLLSSLSGISPSTLSSTLKSLEKNGLITRTRYGKAPPFKVEYSITKKGIDLIVASSPLIKWVMKKRINNV, from the coding sequence ATGGAACTATTTTCAGCCCGGCAGCAGGATTATGTTAGGCCTTATCTTGGCGAAGTAAGCCGATTTGTAGGTAAACGGTGGAGCTTTGGGGTAATCTGGGAACTGCGTAATAATAAAAAAATGAGATTTAATCAATTACTGTCATCCCTTTCTGGAATCTCGCCCTCTACACTCTCTTCTACCTTGAAAAGTCTGGAAAAAAATGGGCTGATAACACGTACTAGATATGGGAAGGCTCCTCCATTCAAAGTAGAGTATAGTATAACAAAAAAGGGAATTGATCTAATCGTTGCAAGCTCTCCATTGATTAAATGGGTGATGAAAAAAAGAATAAACAATGTGTGA
- a CDS encoding PEFG-CTERM sorting domain-containing protein has product MNRCLSMLFAATAFVAIIGMTQAYAASDKVCPLCETTDLYENIRDSREIDVPVRVWIERDLYSYGSDIQVRGAVANLKDMPVTLKITGPQNNVVGIQQIEVSEDKTFQTTLKAIGSLWNSEGIYTIRVQYGSYETNDKDTFELVGAPGTLIECDKSQITIIGEGDKYCITHEINGAVVKNAKVSSSAYSILLQLNTETDGSLLLSIPRYILDAKSSTGDTPFIVTIDDEPAIDYYESYSDDQSRTLEILFPEYTEQIEIIGTYAIPEFGTLVMIILTIAIASIIAISARTKFNVLFKY; this is encoded by the coding sequence ATGAACCGCTGCTTATCCATGTTATTTGCCGCAACTGCTTTTGTTGCGATAATTGGCATGACACAAGCTTATGCGGCGTCAGATAAGGTATGTCCACTTTGTGAGACAACTGATCTTTATGAGAACATCAGAGATTCGCGAGAAATCGATGTTCCAGTTCGGGTCTGGATAGAGAGAGACCTATACAGTTATGGTTCAGATATTCAAGTACGCGGAGCAGTTGCAAATCTAAAAGATATGCCAGTCACACTCAAGATAACTGGACCACAAAACAACGTTGTAGGAATACAGCAAATCGAAGTTTCTGAGGATAAAACATTTCAAACAACACTGAAGGCAATTGGCAGCCTATGGAACAGTGAGGGAATATACACCATCAGAGTCCAATACGGTTCATACGAAACCAACGACAAAGACACATTTGAGTTAGTTGGTGCGCCTGGAACACTCATAGAGTGCGACAAGAGCCAGATCACCATAATAGGTGAGGGCGACAAATATTGCATAACGCATGAAATTAACGGGGCAGTAGTAAAAAATGCCAAAGTTAGCAGTAGTGCATATTCAATTCTTTTGCAACTAAATACTGAAACCGATGGCTCATTATTATTATCCATTCCAAGATACATCTTAGATGCAAAGTCAAGCACCGGCGACACACCATTTATAGTTACAATTGACGACGAACCCGCAATCGATTATTATGAATCATACAGTGATGATCAGAGCAGAACACTTGAGATCCTATTTCCAGAATACACAGAGCAGATAGAGATCATCGGAACATACGCAATACCAGAATTCGGCACATTAGTAATGATAATTCTCACCATTGCAATCGCATCAATAATTGCCATATCTGCCAGAACAAAATTCAACGTATTATTCAAGTACTAA
- the pstS gene encoding phosphate ABC transporter substrate-binding protein PstS — MRIIVASIVAIFAVSLVCQSALAQNQYTVTGAGATFPFPLLDLWRVKYNAEHPNINMNYQSIGSGGGVKQHIEKTVNFAATDAPLTTGELELVPDSLHIPEAIGGITVSYNVPEIPESGLKLTGKQIADIFLGKITKWNDPSVLETNPDLSLPDKNILVVHRSDGSGTTHVFTEYLDMVSQDWHDQIGFGKSIPWPAGVGAAGNEGVAATVRTTPYSIGYVELAYAFQNDMTFAYVENGDGTAFIEPSLETLSASAAGAASSLPQAHESWQGITINNAPGPNSYPITSFTYILLHQNLETATSSKEHAVETVNLIKWMITDGQKYSPELLYVPIPAEVTQIGLDGLDKVTYDGMPLSAGAMTEPQSLPSPDAKSGGCLIATAAFGSELAPQVQLLREVRDNVLLDTGSGMAFMGAFNNIYYSFSPSVADLERQNPVFKEVVRMAITPMLSTLSILNYVHIDSEHEMLGYGIGIILLNIGVYFVAPAIIVVKLRQKICKI, encoded by the coding sequence ATGAGAATCATAGTTGCAAGTATTGTTGCAATTTTTGCAGTGTCCCTTGTTTGCCAATCTGCACTTGCTCAAAACCAGTACACTGTCACTGGCGCGGGGGCAACATTTCCATTTCCTCTTTTGGATCTATGGCGAGTAAAGTACAATGCAGAACATCCAAACATCAACATGAATTACCAATCAATCGGCAGTGGTGGGGGAGTAAAACAGCATATTGAAAAAACTGTCAATTTTGCTGCTACTGATGCTCCGCTAACTACTGGCGAATTGGAGCTTGTGCCTGACTCACTACACATACCAGAAGCGATAGGCGGGATCACCGTATCTTATAACGTTCCGGAGATTCCAGAAAGTGGCCTAAAACTTACCGGCAAACAGATTGCAGACATATTTCTTGGCAAAATAACAAAATGGAATGATCCATCCGTCCTTGAAACCAATCCTGATCTATCTCTTCCAGACAAGAATATTCTTGTAGTGCATCGTTCAGATGGTTCTGGCACTACTCATGTTTTTACTGAATATCTTGACATGGTTAGCCAAGACTGGCATGACCAGATTGGTTTTGGGAAAAGTATTCCTTGGCCTGCAGGGGTTGGAGCGGCAGGAAACGAAGGCGTTGCTGCCACAGTCAGGACCACTCCCTACTCAATTGGATATGTGGAGCTTGCCTACGCATTCCAAAACGACATGACATTTGCATACGTTGAAAACGGCGATGGCACCGCATTCATCGAGCCATCACTAGAAACGCTGTCTGCATCAGCCGCAGGAGCTGCATCTAGTTTACCTCAAGCACATGAAAGCTGGCAAGGCATTACCATCAATAATGCTCCTGGACCAAACTCGTATCCGATTACAAGCTTTACGTACATTCTCTTGCATCAGAACTTGGAAACAGCCACATCCAGTAAAGAACATGCCGTAGAAACGGTCAATCTCATAAAATGGATGATAACTGACGGTCAAAAATATTCTCCTGAATTATTGTACGTTCCAATTCCTGCCGAAGTTACACAAATCGGATTGGATGGCTTGGATAAGGTCACATATGATGGAATGCCACTTTCTGCCGGAGCGATGACGGAGCCGCAATCCCTGCCTTCGCCGGATGCCAAAAGTGGCGGTTGCCTAATCGCAACTGCTGCATTTGGATCCGAGCTTGCGCCGCAAGTACAACTGCTTCGAGAAGTAAGAGACAACGTGCTGTTGGATACGGGATCCGGCATGGCATTCATGGGTGCGTTTAACAACATTTACTATTCGTTTAGCCCATCTGTTGCAGATTTGGAGAGACAAAATCCTGTATTCAAAGAAGTGGTGAGGATGGCCATAACTCCGATGCTTTCAACTCTCTCTATACTAAACTATGTCCACATTGATTCAGAACATGAAATGCTAGGCTATGGGATTGGAATCATCCTGCTGAACATAGGCGTGTATTTTGTCGCGCCGGCGATAATCGTTGTAAAATTACGACAAAAAATATGTAAAATCTAA
- a CDS encoding protein-disulfide isomerase, which yields MKNPLLELIYEKINRSHNRTCWNSNIRHHNYDLSKFLTTQHIGENGKTSPENVPTTPKQNTGSNIPDVPSGSVLRDAHEHASTLVKIFGDKFDFSSIQFQLMSPWIHFEGSNGNTIHRHSKGITLGYLFDTMYLGFSQNCFVLHDKRKFCTNDNYELKFYINGEKVPDIRDYEIFDNNRILISYGSETPEEIDEQLAELESQELFD from the coding sequence GTGAAAAACCCATTACTTGAATTAATTTATGAAAAAATCAATCGCAGCCATAATCGCACTTGTTGGAATAGCAATATCAGGCACCACAATTATGATTTATCTAAATTCCTTACAACCCAGCATATTGGAGAAAACGGCAAGACATCTCCCGAAAACGTCCCTACTACCCCTAAACAAAACACAGGATCTAACATACCTGACGTCCCGTCAGGTTCCGTTCTGAGAGATGCGCATGAACACGCATCCACACTTGTAAAAATTTTTGGCGACAAGTTTGATTTTTCAAGCATTCAGTTTCAATTAATGAGCCCATGGATTCATTTTGAGGGATCAAACGGCAACACCATTCATAGACATTCAAAGGGAATAACACTCGGCTATCTCTTTGACACCATGTATCTAGGATTCTCGCAAAATTGTTTTGTACTTCATGACAAAAGAAAATTCTGTACCAATGATAACTATGAGCTAAAGTTTTACATCAATGGAGAAAAAGTCCCAGACATACGAGATTATGAAATATTTGATAATAATAGAATTTTGATTTCTTATGGTTCTGAAACTCCAGAAGAGATTGATGAACAACTTGCAGAATTGGAATCTCAGGAATTGTTTGATTAG
- a CDS encoding PPOX class F420-dependent oxidoreductase has product MQISRELTDSAINLFKGKNFAFIASLMNDGSPQITPVWIDYDGQFFLVNTAEGRTKQKNFERDSRVALSVVDQINPYNTVSIRGRVVEQTTNGADEHIDKLAKKYLGVDKYPFKMPGEKRIILKIKPEKIFHMSS; this is encoded by the coding sequence GTGCAAATTAGCAGAGAACTAACAGATTCGGCAATTAACCTATTCAAAGGAAAGAATTTTGCATTTATAGCATCATTAATGAATGACGGTTCGCCACAGATAACGCCCGTCTGGATTGATTATGACGGTCAATTCTTTCTAGTTAATACCGCGGAGGGAAGAACCAAGCAAAAAAACTTTGAACGAGATTCACGAGTGGCACTGTCAGTAGTTGATCAAATCAATCCTTACAACACAGTTAGCATTAGGGGAAGAGTGGTAGAGCAAACTACAAACGGTGCTGACGAGCACATAGACAAGCTTGCAAAAAAATACCTAGGAGTAGACAAATATCCATTCAAGATGCCTGGTGAAAAGCGAATCATTTTGAAAATAAAACCAGAAAAGATCTTTCACATGTCCAGTTGA